TGGTAATAATGATAAGGTTATTTCTTTTATTATAGAGTTAGTCGTTGTTATGTCTAGAGCTGCTGTTGAAGGCGGCGGCAATTTTGAAGAAATATTTGAACAAAATATCAAGTTCTATAAGACTGCATTTAGTATTCATAATGTAGAAGAACTGTGTGTATGGATAGTTAAAGTTCTAGAGAAGTTTACAGAACTTGCATTCAAATTAAATAAAGATAACGTTGAAAATACAAACGTAATCAAGAAAGCTTTGCAATACATCAATAATAATTACAATAAAAATATATCCTTAGATGAGGTTGCAAAACACGTCAATCTGAGTCCTACTTATTTCAGTAGATTTTTCAGCAAAGAAACCAATATGAAATTCTCCGAGTATCTGAATATGGTACGAGTTGAAGAAAGCAAAAAATATCTGTTAGACCTAAAATACAGTATAAGTGATATTGCTGTAATGATGGGCTTCAGCGATCAAAGTTATTATACAAAGGTATTTAAGAATTATGAGAACATCTCTCCAGGAAAATACAGAAAAATGTATAATTAATATAAGACAAATTATTTTACAATATTAAAAAGGTGATAATATGGATAATACTCTAAATGAAATTTCTAAATACGTGCAGGAAGGACAATCAATAAAAGTCCGGAAATTGACTATTTCTGCATTGGAAAAAGGTTATGACTACAAACAAATATTAAATACTCTTATTGACGCTATGGATATAATAGGTAAGAAATTCAAGAAGAATGAAGTATATGTCCCTGAAGTACTTATTGCTTCAAGAGCATTTAATATAGCTCTTGATATAATAAGTCCTTTGATTGACCCTAATGTCACTAATTACCTTGGCAAAGTAGTGATTGGTACAGTTCAAGGTGATTTGCATGATATAGGTAAGAATCTTGTTAAAATGATGTTGGTTGGTATGGGATTTCAGGTTATAGACCTAGGGGTTGATATATCTCCACAGGAATTCGTGGACGCAGTCAAGAAGCATGATCCTGATATTATAGCCATGTCTGCTCTACTTACCACTACAATGATAACTATGAAGAATACAATCAAATTGTTAGAAGAAGAAGGTCTAAGAGATAATCTTACAGTATTTATTGGCGGAGCTCCAATAACATCCAATTATGCTAGGACAATTGGTGCCGACGTATATTCTACTGATGCAGCCAGTGCGGCTGAAGTTGCAAAAGAAATTGTTCGTAACAATATATAGAACCATTAATATAGTTATTCCAACAAAAGAGCTGTGGTAAAATACATTTTGACGTAACCATAAAAATGCATTTTCTTCCAGCTCTTAGTAATTTTTTTGTGATAAATCAACTATAAGATAAAATAGTACAAAATTAAATATTATATTTCTATAATTAATATCAATTGTATACTAGAATAATTACATACTATTATAAATAAATTATAGGGAGTGCTGCTAAATGAACGAATTACTACAAAATATTTCTGAAAAACTACAAAAAGGTAAAATGCCAGAGGTAGTTGCATTAACAGAACAAGCTGTTTCTGAAGGATTAGATCCATCTGATATCCTTAATGGATTATTAGACGGAATGGGTGTTATCGGAGAGAAATTCAAGAAAAA
The window above is part of the Vallitalea guaymasensis genome. Proteins encoded here:
- a CDS encoding cobalamin B12-binding domain-containing protein, with product MDNTLNEISKYVQEGQSIKVRKLTISALEKGYDYKQILNTLIDAMDIIGKKFKKNEVYVPEVLIASRAFNIALDIISPLIDPNVTNYLGKVVIGTVQGDLHDIGKNLVKMMLVGMGFQVIDLGVDISPQEFVDAVKKHDPDIIAMSALLTTTMITMKNTIKLLEEEGLRDNLTVFIGGAPITSNYARTIGADVYSTDAASAAEVAKEIVRNNI